GCGGAACCACAGGCAGCATCTGCCACCAACGCTGGCCGGCTTTCTTCAAAAAATCCAAAAAATATGCGGTCCCCGGGCCCAAATCCCCGGCGCCCCATGGTCCGGGAAGGGAGGTGATATGGCAAAAAATACCGGCCGCACGGCGATTTAAAGCCGGCTTCAACGAATCCACTCGCGGGCCGGGCCGAAAGCCGAGAGCCAAACGATTTTTGTCCACAACTCCCTCATTCAATAAGAATTTTAGCTCAATGAATCGCCGTCTGGACTTTAGGCAAAAAAACATTTTCAAACAATTTTCCCGTAAAATACTGTGATGGGTCCGAAAACCGAACTCAAACAAATCCTGCTCTACATGCTCAAACTAGGCGCCACCGGTTTCGGCGGGCCCATCGCTCTCGTCAATTACATGGAAAAAGAATTGGTCGAACGCAAAAAAATCGTGGCTCCGGAAGAATTCAAACTGGGCTTGGCCCTGGCCCAGGCCGCACCCGGACCTTTGGCGGGACAAATGTCCATTTGGTTGGGCTATATTAAAGGAGGCGCCTGGGGCGCTTTGCTCTCAGGGATCGCTTTTGTGCTGCCCGCCTTTTTCATTGTTTTGATTCTTTCCGTTTTCTATGTCGATTATCAGGGGCTGCCCTGGGTCAAAAAAATATTCCAAGGAATCAACCCGGCTGTTCTGGCCATTATGATGATCGCGTCAGTCAGGCTCAGCCGCAGGGTGCTGGGCGTAAAAAAATTGTTATGGGCTATTTTCATGTGCCTGGCCGCTCTTACCGCGGTCACGCGCGCGGAAATTGCTTATGCTTTTTTAGCGGCCGGGCTCCTGGGGCTGTTTGTTTATGCGCCGCCGAAAAAACAATTTCCAGGCTCCGCTTGCTTGGGCTCATTTTTTTTAGGACCGCTGACCTGGGGCGCTCCCGCGGCGCAAACGCTCGGGAGCACCTTTCTTTTTTTCGTCAAGACCGGGGCCTTTGTTTTTGGCACGGGCATGGCGATCGTGCCTTTTCTCTATAAAGGCGTGGTCCAAGATTATCGGTGGTTAAACGATGCGCAATTTTTGGATGCGGTGGCCGTCAGCATGATCACGCCCGGACCCCTGCTGATCACCGTGGCCTTTATCGGGTATTTGGCCGCCGGCTTAGCCGGAGCCGTGCTGGCGACCATCGGAATTTTTACGCCGGTTTATTTCTTCACCGTCATCCCGGCGCCGTATTTCAAGCGCTACAAAGATCAACCTCAATTGAAGGCCTTCGTTGACGGCATCACCGCAGCCGCCGTCGGGGCTCTGGCCGGCGCCGTCGTTCTTCTCATCCCCCAGGCTGTGCCCAATTTAAAATGTGCCGTAATCTTTTTGGCGAGCTTAATCCTGCTCTTGGGCTCAAAATTCCCGGACGCGGTTATTGTTCTTGCGGCCGGACTAGCCGGCCTATTACTGCCGTAAGCCGATTTATTTGAAGAGTTTCTTTAAATCTTTCAGATTGGTCGGAACAGGGGCGCCGCCCGCAGAAGGTTTGGCTTTGTCCGCGGCGTCTTTCAACAAATGATCCAGCGCCTCGTTTTTTCCGGCCAATGGCCCCAGGGCCTTGGCCTTCTTTTCGTTCAACAGCTTCTCCAAGCCGGCGGCTTTCTCCTGATCCTCGGTTTCCTCTTT
The window above is part of the Elusimicrobiota bacterium genome. Proteins encoded here:
- the chrA gene encoding chromate efflux transporter; amino-acid sequence: MGPKTELKQILLYMLKLGATGFGGPIALVNYMEKELVERKKIVAPEEFKLGLALAQAAPGPLAGQMSIWLGYIKGGAWGALLSGIAFVLPAFFIVLILSVFYVDYQGLPWVKKIFQGINPAVLAIMMIASVRLSRRVLGVKKLLWAIFMCLAALTAVTRAEIAYAFLAAGLLGLFVYAPPKKQFPGSACLGSFFLGPLTWGAPAAQTLGSTFLFFVKTGAFVFGTGMAIVPFLYKGVVQDYRWLNDAQFLDAVAVSMITPGPLLITVAFIGYLAAGLAGAVLATIGIFTPVYFFTVIPAPYFKRYKDQPQLKAFVDGITAAAVGALAGAVVLLIPQAVPNLKCAVIFLASLILLLGSKFPDAVIVLAAGLAGLLLP